In the Malaya genurostris strain Urasoe2022 chromosome 1, Malgen_1.1, whole genome shotgun sequence genome, one interval contains:
- the LOC131430202 gene encoding vesicular integral-membrane protein VIP36 isoform X2, whose product MFPNSENVLVRATGLLFLLVFAGENHCSAGNSEMADYMKREHSLIKPYQGSGMTIPYWDFIGSTFVTNSYIRLTPDLQSKSAAIWNQIPCTSINWEVHIAFKVHGKGKDLYGDGMAIWYAKDRLQTGPVFGSRDLFQGLAIILDTYSNHNGPHNHQHPYISAMVNNGTLSYDHDRDGTHTQLAGCEAKFRNVDYDTFVSIRYENDVLTVSTDLENKNTWKQCFQVNGVKLPTGYHFGVSATTGDLSDNHDLLSIKFFELESPALLAEDRSRIVPSAASFEAPREHKDDPKHSGTSNVKIFFFILLGMLIVVALVVIGIMFYQKHQENSRKRFY is encoded by the exons ATGTTTCCGAACAGTGAAAATGTCCTCGTCCGAGCAACTGGACTGCTGTTTCTGTTGGTCTTCGCCGGTGAAAACCACTGTAGTGCTGGCAATTCCGAAATGGCAGACTACATGAAACGAGAACATTCACTTATCAAACCGTATCAAG GTTCCGGTATGACCATTCCGTACTGGGATTTTATCGGATCCACCTTCGTCACGAACAGTTACATTAGACTGACACCGGATTTACAGTCCAAAAGTGCCGCGATCTGGAATCAAATA CCTTGCACTTCAATCAACTGGGAAGTGCATATAGCTTTCAAGGTGCACGGTAAGGGAAAGGATTTGTACGGTGACGGAATGGCCATTTGGTACGCCAAAGATCGACTACAGACCGGACCGGTGTTCGGTAGTCGGGACCTGTTCCAGGGTTTGGCGATTATCCTGGACACCTACAGCAATCACAATGGACCGCATAAT CATCAACATCCCTACATCAGTGCCATGGTGAACAATGGTACCCTATCGTACGACCATGACCGTGACGGAACTCATACTCAACTGGCCGGATGCGAAGCCAAATTCAGAAACGTTGATTACGATACGTTTGTCAGTATTCGATATGAAAATGACGTCCTAACAG TATCAACTGATCTGGAAAACAAGAATACCTGGAAACAATGCTTCCAAGTGAACGGTGTGAAGCTTCCGACCGGGTATCACTTTGGTGTTTCCGCCACCACGGGTGATCTTTCCGACAATCACGATCTACTGTCGATCAAGTTTTTTGAGTTGGAATCACCGGCCCTGCTGGCGGAAGACCGCAGCCGTATCGTACCTTCGGCGGCCAGCTTCGAGGCACCCCGTGAGCACAAGGACGATCCCAAACATTCCGGCACCTCGAACGTGAAAATTTTCTTCTTCATCCTACTGGGGATGTTGATTGTCGTGGCGCTTGTCGTTATCGGAATTATGTTCTATCAGAAACATCAGGAAAACTCCCGGAAGCGATTCTACTAG
- the LOC131430202 gene encoding vesicular integral-membrane protein VIP36 isoform X1, with product MFPNSENVLVRATGLLFLLVFAGENHCSAGNSEMADYMKREHSLIKPYQGSGMTIPYWDFIGSTFVTNSYIRLTPDLQSKSAAIWNQIPCTSINWEVHIAFKVHGKGKDLYGDGMAIWYAKDRLQTGPVFGSRDLFQGLAIILDTYSNHNGPHNHQHPYISAMVNNGTLSYDHDRDGTHTQLAGCEAKFRNVDYDTFVSIRYENDVLTGTKTRESVELLSDLNFSFPVSTDLENKNTWKQCFQVNGVKLPTGYHFGVSATTGDLSDNHDLLSIKFFELESPALLAEDRSRIVPSAASFEAPREHKDDPKHSGTSNVKIFFFILLGMLIVVALVVIGIMFYQKHQENSRKRFY from the exons ATGTTTCCGAACAGTGAAAATGTCCTCGTCCGAGCAACTGGACTGCTGTTTCTGTTGGTCTTCGCCGGTGAAAACCACTGTAGTGCTGGCAATTCCGAAATGGCAGACTACATGAAACGAGAACATTCACTTATCAAACCGTATCAAG GTTCCGGTATGACCATTCCGTACTGGGATTTTATCGGATCCACCTTCGTCACGAACAGTTACATTAGACTGACACCGGATTTACAGTCCAAAAGTGCCGCGATCTGGAATCAAATA CCTTGCACTTCAATCAACTGGGAAGTGCATATAGCTTTCAAGGTGCACGGTAAGGGAAAGGATTTGTACGGTGACGGAATGGCCATTTGGTACGCCAAAGATCGACTACAGACCGGACCGGTGTTCGGTAGTCGGGACCTGTTCCAGGGTTTGGCGATTATCCTGGACACCTACAGCAATCACAATGGACCGCATAAT CATCAACATCCCTACATCAGTGCCATGGTGAACAATGGTACCCTATCGTACGACCATGACCGTGACGGAACTCATACTCAACTGGCCGGATGCGAAGCCAAATTCAGAAACGTTGATTACGATACGTTTGTCAGTATTCGATATGAAAATGACGTCCTAACAGGTACCAAGACACGAGAGTCTGTCGAGCTGTTGAGTGACTTAAATTTTTCTTTTCCAGTATCAACTGATCTGGAAAACAAGAATACCTGGAAACAATGCTTCCAAGTGAACGGTGTGAAGCTTCCGACCGGGTATCACTTTGGTGTTTCCGCCACCACGGGTGATCTTTCCGACAATCACGATCTACTGTCGATCAAGTTTTTTGAGTTGGAATCACCGGCCCTGCTGGCGGAAGACCGCAGCCGTATCGTACCTTCGGCGGCCAGCTTCGAGGCACCCCGTGAGCACAAGGACGATCCCAAACATTCCGGCACCTCGAACGTGAAAATTTTCTTCTTCATCCTACTGGGGATGTTGATTGTCGTGGCGCTTGTCGTTATCGGAATTATGTTCTATCAGAAACATCAGGAAAACTCCCGGAAGCGATTCTACTAG